Within the Methanobacterium sp. genome, the region ACCATTATATCACCTTTTTTATTGTATTAAATTACTTTTCCTTTTTGTTAAATAAAATCCTGCAAATGCCAGTATTATCACAAATAATATGGCATAAATCAGGTTTTCCACAGATGGAACATCCATGGGGCTCATTGGGGATTGTAAAACTGTACTTATATTTGGAATGACTATTGCAGACGCTAAAAAATAGAAACCAACAAAAAGCATAAAATTACCCAGTAAAATGGGGTACGGTTTTTTTGTAATCCTCACTACTGCATCAGATGCAAAATAAAAAGATAATATAGTTAAACTTAAGAAAACTGCAGCATATTCTCCTACAAATACTGTGGAAACTCCAATAAATGGAGATGCAAGTACTATTGCTGCTACTACCGCTCCAAAACAG harbors:
- a CDS encoding DUF2162 family putative transporter, whose amino-acid sequence is CFGAVVAAIVLASPFIGVSTVFVGEYAAVFLSLTILSFYFASDAVVRITKKPYPILLGNFMLFVGFYFLASAIVIPNISTVLQSPMSPMDVPSVENLIYAILFVIILAFAGFYLTKRKSNLIQ